A stretch of the Vigna radiata var. radiata cultivar VC1973A chromosome 7, Vradiata_ver6, whole genome shotgun sequence genome encodes the following:
- the LOC106766658 gene encoding auxin-responsive protein SAUR71 — translation MEFVKKWKRVLGRSKRLYPENSLSGSYGRLRNKERQHRKKGCVVPQGCLCVYVGAERERFVIKIEIANHPLFKELLDGAEREYGYRNDGPLCLPCHVDLFCEALTEMEIGTAEEGVLGSHSYSHNSCSVSNPRCRYATGSSLL, via the coding sequence ATGGAGTTTGTGAAGAAGTGGAAGAGAGTACTGGGAAGAAGCAAGAGATTGTATCCGGAGAACAGCTTAAGTGGAAGCTATGGCAGATTGAGAAACAAAGAAAGGCAACATAGGAAGAAGGGTTGTGTGGTTCCACAAGGTTGTCTTTGTGTCTACGTTGGAGCTGAGAGAGAGAGATTTGTGATCAAGATCGAGATAGCGAACCACCCTTTGTTCAAAGAGCTTTTGGATGGTGCTGAGAGAGAATATGGGTATAGAAACGATGGTCCTTTGTGCCTCCCTTGCCACGTTGACTTGTTCTGTGAGGCACTGACGGAGATGGAAATCGGCACCGCCGAAGAAGGTGTTTTGGGTTCTCATAGTTACAGTCACAACTCATGTTCAGTTTCTAATCCCAGATGTAGATATGCGACAGGGTCTTCGTTATTATGA
- the LOC106766870 gene encoding protein DEK, whose amino-acid sequence MSSETLENERPQAKEEVQDEENHTKQEDTSMKKDVSENGNVKEETDEPGEAKSSKSAEESDYTTPTSKRPTRERKTVDRYTASSTDKFHKASSLKASTIEKGNGTQLKDIPNVAFKLSKRKADENLHALHKILFGQRGKANAVKRNIGLFSGYVWTDNEEKQKAKAKEKIEKCAKEKLVDFCNVLNIPINKTTMKKEELSGKLFEFLVSPHATTDVLLADKKMKGKKRGRKPTPNKSETPAKKQKKTSLVRKKQKQSSDVEESDVSEPSEAEVDSEENDVPKSVSDHDDENMSEKEEDKEKVHNGSSRKTLNEDQDEPVKKTTTVETAKSNEKTPKRSTSKIARNNQNSKGKVADKKRTDKSSKALVKDGGKGKSSEKAEDGPSKNEMHRVVVDILKKVDFNTATLSDILKQLGTHFDVDLMHRKAEVKDIITDVINNMSDNDKEEASNDGDDDGEDEAL is encoded by the exons ATGTCGTCTGAAACCCTAGAAAACGAGAGGCCTCAAGCGAAAGAAGAAGTTCAAGATGAGGAAAATCACACTAAACAAGAAGATACTTCCATGAAGAAGGACGTGAGTGAAAACGGAAACGTAAAAGAAGAGACTGATGAGCCTGGCGAAGCGAAGTCTAGCAAGTCAGCAGAAGAAAGCGATTACACTACGCCAACTAGTAAGAGACCAACTAGGGAGAGGAAAACAGTGGATAGGTACACTGCTTCTTCGACCGATAAGTTTCACAAGGCTTCCTCTCTCAAAGCTTCGACAATTGAAAAG GGCAACGGTACGCAGCTCAAGGACATTCCAAATG TGGCTTTCAAGTTATCAAAGAGAAAAGCTGATGAGAACCTGCATGCGCTTCATAAAATACTCTTTGGGCAAAGGGGAAAG gCAAACGCAGTAAAGAGAAATATAGGACTGTTTTCTGGCTATGTGTGGACTGACAATGAG GAAAAACAGAAAGCAAAGGCAAAGGAGAAGATCGAGAAATGTGCGAAAGAAAAGTTGGTGGACTTCTGTAATGTGCTTAATATTCCGATAAATAAGACCACTATGAAGAAA GAAGAACTGTCTGGAAAGttgtttgaatttttggtgTCCCCGCATGCTACAACTGATGTTCTTCTAGCCGAcaaaaaaatg AAAGGTAAAAAGCGAGGCAGAAAGCCAACCCCAAACAAATCCGAAACACCTGCCAAG AAGCAAAAGAAAACCTCACTAGTTCGGAAAAAGCAAAAGCAGTCTTCTGATGTCGAGGAGAGTGATGTCTCTGAACCTTCCGAGGCAGAAGTTGATTCTGAGGAAAATGATGTTCCAAAAAGTGTAAGTGATCATGATGACGAAAACATGTCagagaaagaggaagataaagaaaaggttCACAATGGGTCTTCGAGGAAGACTCTGAATGAAGACCAAGACGAACCAGTAAAGAAGACTACTACAGTAGAGACAGCCAAGAGCAATGAAAAAACTCCAAAACGATCTACTTCAAAAATAGCTCGTAATAACCAGAATTCGAAAGGGAAGGTTGCAGACAAAAAACGAACCGACAAGTCTTCAAAGGCTTTAGTTAAGGATGGAG GAAAAGGTAAAAGTAGCGAGAAAGCTGAAGACGGACCTAGTAAGAATGAAATGCATCGAGTGGTAgttgatattttaaagaaaGTAGATTTCAATACG GCAACTTTATCCGATATCCTGAAACAACTTG GTACTCATTTTGATGTGGATTTAATGCATAGAAAAGCAGAGGTGAAGGATATAATTACAGATGTAATTAATAACATGTCAGATAATGATAAGGAGGAAGCATCAAATGATGGAGATGATGACGGTGAAGACGAGGCATTGTAG
- the LOC106767259 gene encoding recQ-mediated genome instability protein 1 isoform X2, with protein sequence MPVRRLRLDSDTDEEEQHPPQSQPLPRPQPQPQPHFPEVPVEISDDDFIDVAESLSPPSPSCPVFDFLRRLGLSLKRGWLASCLRQLQVSVTSFEHLDVAAKAKLCLEQFLFADMNLCGAGVLPLGVDSMHLRVLPGPYVLQVDEIINITCPLRGRYEQAPPGPKRCLKLSMTDGVQRVFGMEYRPIKALEVCAPSGLKVAISNVHVRRGLLMLVPETIEVLGGLVEELDAARKRLVEEINKPPRGKRNKNGELPPLATRATLAAWPPGGVDNRACNGSTLHSAGRSIPGTINSLTTEDTLSMGAHSAPANSIHRMSSHSMGAHSALTTGAGRSIPSTVNSLTTEDTLSTDAHSPPANSIHGMSSRSNAMNMDTPRDTNPVSHASPMSNRLSSVISKAKEMHIDASNARECSIDNQSSNMDSNVAAAHIDTVNITPENSVGIECSPVVYNVETDTDGTPVATDTILHRTTCTALNTSDVQMVDALNHPLILSRDQEVPFTYIASLSVKWAKMKEEAPSVQGKIKCFLTGVKGFQFKKRTTYELQAYVDDGSLISEILVDHNVVEKGIGYSPEEVTAALSSPDTKIVHQMKDTMRKFQAFLANFEGIILVEFNKKNPLPLALEMSQGCPQSDAWLLLRRLKSLQPPLVQNPTDPIELSP encoded by the exons ATGCCCGTACGCCGTCTCAGACTCGATTCCGACACCGACGAAGAAGAACAACACCCACCCCAATCCCAACCCCTACCACGGCCACAGCCACAGCCGCAGCCACATTTTCCGGAGGTTCCCGTTGAAATCTCCGACGACGACTTCATCGACGTCGCTGAAAGCCTCTCTCCGCCCTCCCCTTCCTGTCCAGTCTTTGACTTCCTCCGCCGCCTCGGTCTGTCTCTCAAGAGAGGCTGGCTCGCTTCCTGTCTCCGCCAACTCCAAGTCTCTGTTACGTCCTTCGAACACCTCGACGTTGCCGCGAAAGCCAAACTTTGTTTGGAGCAGTTCCTTTTCGCCGACATGAATTTATGTGGCGCCGGCGTTCTCCCTCTTGGCGTCGATTCCATGCACCTTCGCGTTCTCCCTGGTCCCTACGTTTTGCAG GttgatgaaataattaatatcactTGTCCCCTACGAGGAAGATACGAACAAGCACCTCCTGGACCTAAGAGGTGCCTCAAGTTGTCAATGACTGACGGTGTTCAGAGAGTCTTTGGAATGGAGTATAGACCTATCAAAGCGCTTGAAGTTTGTGCCCCTTCTGGTTTAAAG GTTGCTATCTCTAATGTACATGTGCGTCGTGGACTTCTAATGTTGGTCCCTGAAACCATTGAAGTTTTGGGGGGATTGGTTGAGGAGCTGGATGCTGCTCGAAAACGACTGGTTGAAGAAATAAACAAGCCACCTAGGGGGAAAAG AAACAAAAATGGAGAGCTCCCTCCTTTAGCTACTAGAGCAACACTTGCTGCGTGGCCTCCAGGTGGGGTTGATAATCGTGCGTGCAATGGCTCCACACTGCACA GTGCTGGCCGAAGCATACCTGGCACTATTAACAGCTTAACAACTGAAGATACTTTGTCCATGGGTGCACACAGTGCTCCTGCTAATTCAATACACCGCATGTCATCACATTCCATGGGTGCACACAGTGCTTTAACTACAGGTGCTGGCCGAAGCATACCTAGCACTGTTAACAGCTTAACAACTGAAGATACTTTATCCACGGATGCACACAGTCCTCCTGCTAATTCAATACACGGCATGTCATCACGTTCCAACGCCATGAATATGGATACGCCTAGGGATACCAATCCTGTATCCCATGCTAGTCCTATGTCTAACCGGCTCTCTTCTGTAATCTCAAAGGCCAAGGAGATGCACATAGATGCTTCTAATGCAAGGGAATGTTCTATTGACAATCAGTCTTCTAACATGGATTCAAATGTTGCAGCTGCACATATTGACACAGTTAATATAACACCAGAAAATTCTGTTGGTATTGAGTGCTCTCCTGTTGTTTACAATGTTGAGACAGATACAGATGGAACTCCTGTTGCTACAGATACTATTCTGCATAGAACCACATGCACTGCTTTAAATACTAGCGATGTCCAGATGGTCGATGCCCTTAACCATCCACTCATACTGTCTAGAGACCAAGAGGTTCCTTTCACATACATAGCTAGTTTGTCAGTCAAGTGGGCTAAAATGAAGGAGGAAGCTCCTTCCGTTCAGGGGAAAATCAAG TGCTTTTTGACTGGTGTAAAAGGATTCCAGTTTAAGAAAAGGACAACATATGAACTTCAGGCGTATGTAGACGATGGTAGCCTTATTTCTGAAATCCTTGTCGATCATAAT GTTGTAGAGAAAGGAATTGGTTATTCTCCTGAGGAGGTAACTGCAGCTCTTTCTTCCCCTGACACAAAGATTGTCCACCAAATGAAAGATACAATGCGTAAATTTCAAGCATTTTTAGCAAACTTTGAG GGAATAATTCTTGTGgagttcaataaaaaaaacccCCTTCCACTTGCTCTAGAGATGAGTCAAGGTTGTCCTCAGTCTGATGCATGGTTACTTCTGAGAAGGCTGAAGTCTCTTCAACCTCCACTAGTTCAAAACCCTACGGATCCGATTGAATTATCCCCGTAA
- the LOC106767259 gene encoding recQ-mediated genome instability protein 1 isoform X1, giving the protein MPVRRLRLDSDTDEEEQHPPQSQPLPRPQPQPQPHFPEVPVEISDDDFIDVAESLSPPSPSCPVFDFLRRLGLSLKRGWLASCLRQLQVSVTSFEHLDVAAKAKLCLEQFLFADMNLCGAGVLPLGVDSMHLRVLPGPYVLQVDEIINITCPLRGRYEQAPPGPKRCLKLSMTDGVQRVFGMEYRPIKALEVCAPSGLKVAISNVHVRRGLLMLVPETIEVLGGLVEELDAARKRLVEEINKPPRGKRNKNGELPPLATRATLAAWPPGGVDNRACNGSTLHSTVSFQENNQGAGRSIPGTINSLTTEDTLSMGAHSAPANSIHRMSSHSMGAHSALTTGAGRSIPSTVNSLTTEDTLSTDAHSPPANSIHGMSSRSNAMNMDTPRDTNPVSHASPMSNRLSSVISKAKEMHIDASNARECSIDNQSSNMDSNVAAAHIDTVNITPENSVGIECSPVVYNVETDTDGTPVATDTILHRTTCTALNTSDVQMVDALNHPLILSRDQEVPFTYIASLSVKWAKMKEEAPSVQGKIKCFLTGVKGFQFKKRTTYELQAYVDDGSLISEILVDHNVVEKGIGYSPEEVTAALSSPDTKIVHQMKDTMRKFQAFLANFEGIILVEFNKKNPLPLALEMSQGCPQSDAWLLLRRLKSLQPPLVQNPTDPIELSP; this is encoded by the exons ATGCCCGTACGCCGTCTCAGACTCGATTCCGACACCGACGAAGAAGAACAACACCCACCCCAATCCCAACCCCTACCACGGCCACAGCCACAGCCGCAGCCACATTTTCCGGAGGTTCCCGTTGAAATCTCCGACGACGACTTCATCGACGTCGCTGAAAGCCTCTCTCCGCCCTCCCCTTCCTGTCCAGTCTTTGACTTCCTCCGCCGCCTCGGTCTGTCTCTCAAGAGAGGCTGGCTCGCTTCCTGTCTCCGCCAACTCCAAGTCTCTGTTACGTCCTTCGAACACCTCGACGTTGCCGCGAAAGCCAAACTTTGTTTGGAGCAGTTCCTTTTCGCCGACATGAATTTATGTGGCGCCGGCGTTCTCCCTCTTGGCGTCGATTCCATGCACCTTCGCGTTCTCCCTGGTCCCTACGTTTTGCAG GttgatgaaataattaatatcactTGTCCCCTACGAGGAAGATACGAACAAGCACCTCCTGGACCTAAGAGGTGCCTCAAGTTGTCAATGACTGACGGTGTTCAGAGAGTCTTTGGAATGGAGTATAGACCTATCAAAGCGCTTGAAGTTTGTGCCCCTTCTGGTTTAAAG GTTGCTATCTCTAATGTACATGTGCGTCGTGGACTTCTAATGTTGGTCCCTGAAACCATTGAAGTTTTGGGGGGATTGGTTGAGGAGCTGGATGCTGCTCGAAAACGACTGGTTGAAGAAATAAACAAGCCACCTAGGGGGAAAAG AAACAAAAATGGAGAGCTCCCTCCTTTAGCTACTAGAGCAACACTTGCTGCGTGGCCTCCAGGTGGGGTTGATAATCGTGCGTGCAATGGCTCCACACTGCACAGTACTGTTTCTTTCCAAGAAAACAACCAAG GTGCTGGCCGAAGCATACCTGGCACTATTAACAGCTTAACAACTGAAGATACTTTGTCCATGGGTGCACACAGTGCTCCTGCTAATTCAATACACCGCATGTCATCACATTCCATGGGTGCACACAGTGCTTTAACTACAGGTGCTGGCCGAAGCATACCTAGCACTGTTAACAGCTTAACAACTGAAGATACTTTATCCACGGATGCACACAGTCCTCCTGCTAATTCAATACACGGCATGTCATCACGTTCCAACGCCATGAATATGGATACGCCTAGGGATACCAATCCTGTATCCCATGCTAGTCCTATGTCTAACCGGCTCTCTTCTGTAATCTCAAAGGCCAAGGAGATGCACATAGATGCTTCTAATGCAAGGGAATGTTCTATTGACAATCAGTCTTCTAACATGGATTCAAATGTTGCAGCTGCACATATTGACACAGTTAATATAACACCAGAAAATTCTGTTGGTATTGAGTGCTCTCCTGTTGTTTACAATGTTGAGACAGATACAGATGGAACTCCTGTTGCTACAGATACTATTCTGCATAGAACCACATGCACTGCTTTAAATACTAGCGATGTCCAGATGGTCGATGCCCTTAACCATCCACTCATACTGTCTAGAGACCAAGAGGTTCCTTTCACATACATAGCTAGTTTGTCAGTCAAGTGGGCTAAAATGAAGGAGGAAGCTCCTTCCGTTCAGGGGAAAATCAAG TGCTTTTTGACTGGTGTAAAAGGATTCCAGTTTAAGAAAAGGACAACATATGAACTTCAGGCGTATGTAGACGATGGTAGCCTTATTTCTGAAATCCTTGTCGATCATAAT GTTGTAGAGAAAGGAATTGGTTATTCTCCTGAGGAGGTAACTGCAGCTCTTTCTTCCCCTGACACAAAGATTGTCCACCAAATGAAAGATACAATGCGTAAATTTCAAGCATTTTTAGCAAACTTTGAG GGAATAATTCTTGTGgagttcaataaaaaaaacccCCTTCCACTTGCTCTAGAGATGAGTCAAGGTTGTCCTCAGTCTGATGCATGGTTACTTCTGAGAAGGCTGAAGTCTCTTCAACCTCCACTAGTTCAAAACCCTACGGATCCGATTGAATTATCCCCGTAA
- the LOC106766659 gene encoding 11-beta-hydroxysteroid dehydrogenase 1B — MVFIHAMLNVLVPPLSLAILVLILPPFLLFKILRFIVRSIFRENVAGKVVLITGASSGIGEYLAYEYAKRGAHLALVARRENLIKEVANNAKLLGSPDVITIPADVSRPQDCRRFVESTINHFGRLDHLVNNAGINAVSMFEDTTDITNFAPVMDINFWGSAYSTYFSIPHLRQSKGKIVAVASYTGWMPVPRMSIYNASKAAVISLYETLRTEFGRDVGITIVTPVLIESEMSQGKILSKDGKMVFDQQIRDMEVGVVPIKSVTEAAKAIVNSVCRGDSYLTEPAWFTTMFYWQMFFPQVLGFLNRRSLTSESAEEDPASSKKVIDIKLLKKYINPKSVRSPNIKPN, encoded by the exons ATGGTTTTCATTCATGCAATGTTGAATGTTCTCGTTCCCCCTCTAAGCTTGGCTATTCTGGTGCTAATTTTACCAccatttttgttattcaagATTCTCCGTTTCATCGTAAGATCAATTTTTAGAGAGAATGTAGCAGGAAAAGTGGTACTTATCACTGGAGCTTCCTCGGGCATAGGAGAG TACCTAGCATATGAGTATGCTAAAAGAGGGGCGCATCTAGCACTTGTTGCTAGAAGAGAAAATCTAATAAAAGAGGTTGCCAACAATGCCAAATTACTTGGATCCCCTGATGTGATCACTATTCCTGCTGATGTTTCAAGACCTCAAGATTGTCGACGATTTGTTGAGTCAACAATCAACCACTTTGGACGAT TGGATCATTTGGTGAACAATGCCGGAATAAATGCTGTCAGCATGTTTGAGGACACCACTGATATCACAAACTTTGCACCAGTAATG GACATTAACTTCTGGGGTTCTGCATATAGCACTTACTTTTCAATCCCCCACCTCAGACAAAGCAAAGGAAAGATCGTAGCAGTAGCTTCTTATACTGGATGGATGCCTGTTCCGAGGATGAGTATCTACAAT GCCAGCAAAGCAGCAGTGATCAGCCTATATGAGACTCTGAGAACTGAATTCGGAAGAGACGTAGGAATAACTATAGTCACTCCAGTGCTGATAGAGTCAGAAATGTCTCAAGGGAAGATCCTATCCAAGGATGGCAAGATGGTTTTTGATCAACAAATAAGAGAT ATGGAAGTTGGTGTGGTGCCCATAAAATCAGTGACAGAAGCTGCCAAAGCAATTGTGAATAGCGTTTGCCGTGGGGACTCGTACTTGACAGAACCAGCTTGGTTTACGACAATGTTCTATTGGCAGATGTTTTTCCCTCAAGTGTTAGGGTTTCTTAACCGCCGGTCACTGACTTCGGAGTCTGCGGAGGAGGATCCAGCTAGCAGCAAGAAGGTCATTGATATTAAACTCttgaagaaatatataaatcCCAAGTCAGTGAGAAGTCCCAATATCAAACCCAACTAa
- the LOC106765539 gene encoding 11-beta-hydroxysteroid dehydrogenase-like 2 isoform X2: protein MDAISKLLNFALPPFSLLLLPILMLPSLIFKLLMHVRKSLRKENVANKVVLITGAASGIGEQIAYEYARRGAKLSLVDIRKEKLVAVSDKARSLGSPDVTTIAADVSKVQDCKRFVDETFNYFGRLDHLVNNAGISGKPVTVENMRDVSEYTAVMDVNFWGAVNATLFAIPHLKNSKGRIIVTSSVCGWFPLPLISIYNASKAAITNFFETLRMESGTAIGITIATPGFIKTDITLKAKFELKDVMRIVPLESASECAKAIVESACRGDMYVTYPSWYKMLFPWKVLHPQFVDWAVKLLCVPYLNKSAIKDNLMMPEYKVE, encoded by the exons ATGGATGCAATTAGCAAGCTTCTCAACTTTGCATTGCCTCCTTTTTCACTACTTCTCCTCCCCATTTTAATGCTACCTTCGCTCATCTTCAAGCTGCTTATGCATGTAAGAAAATCGCTGCGCAAAGAAAACGTAGCAAACAAAGTTGTATTAATCACCGGAGCAGCCTCAGGAATTGGCGag CAAATAGCTTATGAATACGCAAGGCGAGGAGCAAAGCTTTCCCTGGTTGACATAAGAAAGGAGAAACTCGTGGCAGTGAGTGATAAAGCAAGATCTCTTGGTTCTCCTGATGTTACCACCATTGCTGCTGATGTATCCAAGGTCCAAGACTGCAAACGCTTTGTTGACGAAACATTCAACTACTTCGGAAGAC TGGATCATCTGGTAAATAATGCAGGAATCAGTGGTAAGCCTGTAACTGTGGAGAATATGCGTGATGTTTCTGAATACACTGCAGTTATG GATGTGAATTTTTGGGGAGCAGTTAATGCGACATTATTTGCAATCCCACATCTGAAAAATAGCAAAGGGAGGATCATAGTGACCTCTTCAGTTTGCGGATGGTTCCCACTGCCACTGATAAGCATCTATAAT GCGAGCAAAGCAGCGATAACAAACTTCTTTGAGACTCTGAGAATGGAATCTGGAACTGCTATCGGCATAACAATTGCCACGCCCGGTTTTATCAAGACAGACATTACATTAAAGGCCAAATTTGAATTGAAg GATGTTATGAGAATAGTTCCACTGGAGTCAGCTAGTGAATGTGCTAAAGCCATAGTTGAAAGTGCATGCAGGGGAGATATGTATGTTACATATCCTTCTTGGTACAAAATGTTGTTTCCTTGGAAGGTGCTTCATCCTCAATTCGTAGATTGGGCCGTCAAGTTGCTCTGTGTACCTTATCTAAACAAGTCTGCCATTAAAGACAATCTAATGATGCCAGAGTATAAGGTAGAATAA
- the LOC106765539 gene encoding 11-beta-hydroxysteroid dehydrogenase-like 4A isoform X1 gives MDAISKLLNIALPPLSLLLLTILMLPSLIFKLLMHVRKSLRKENVANKVVLITGAASGIGEQIAYEYARRGAKLSLVDIRNENLVAVSDKARSLGSPDVTTIAADVSKVQDCKRFVEETFNYFGRLDHLVNNAGIGGKKPVTVENMRDVSEYTAVMDVNFWGAVNATLFAIPHLKNSKGRIIVTSSVCGWFPLPLISIYNASKAAITNFFETLRMESGTAIGITIATPGFIKTDITLKAKFELKDVMRIVPLESASECAKAIVESACRGDMYVTYPSWYKMLFPWKVLHPQFVDWAVKLLCVPYLNKSAIKDNLMMPEYKVE, from the exons ATGGATGCAATTAGCAAGCTTCTCAACATTGCATTGCCTCCTCTTTCACTACTTCTCCTCACCATTTTAATGCTACCTTCGCTCATCTTCAAGCTGCTCATGCATGTAAGAAAATCGCTGCGCAAAGAAAACGTAGCAAACAAAGTTGTATTAATCACCGGAGCAGCCTCAGGAATTGGCGAG CAAATAGCTTATGAATACGCAAGGCGAGGAGCAAAGCTTTCCCTGGTTGACATAAGAAATGAGAATCTCGTGGCAGTGAGTGATAAAGCAAGATCTCTGGGTTCTCCTGATGTTACCACCATTGCTGCTGATGTATCCAAGGTCCAAGACTGCAAACGCTTTGTTGAAGAAACATTCAACTACTTCGGAAGAC TGGATCATCTGGTAAATAATGCAGGAATCGGTGGTAAAAAGCCTGTAACTGTGGAGAATATGCGTGATGTTTCTGAATACACTGCAGTTATG GATGTGAATTTTTGGGGAGCAGTTAATGCGACATTATTTGCAATCCCACATCTGAAAAATAGCAAAGGGAGGATCATAGTGACCTCTTCAGTTTGCGGATGGTTCCCACTGCCACTGATAAGCATCTATAAT GCGAGCAAAGCAGCGATAACAAACTTCTTTGAGACTCTGAGAATGGAATCTGGAACTGCTATCGGCATAACAATTGCCACGCCCGGTTTTATCAAGACAGACATTACATTAAAGGCCAAATTTGAATTGAAg GATGTTATGAGAATAGTTCCACTGGAGTCAGCTAGTGAATGTGCTAAAGCCATAGTTGAAAGTGCATGCAGGGGAGATATGTATGTTACATATCCTTCTTGGTACAAAATGTTGTTTCCTTGGAAGGTGCTTCATCCTCAATTCGTAGATTGGGCCGTCAAGTTGCTCTGTGTACCTTATCTAAACAAGTCTGCCATTAAAGACAATCTAATGATGCCAGAGTATAAGGTAGAATAA
- the LOC111242100 gene encoding 11-beta-hydroxysteroid dehydrogenase 1B-like isoform X2 — translation MRMESGTAIGITIATPGFIRTDLTLKAKFELKDVMRIVPMGSASECAKAIVESACRGDMYVTYPSWYRVLFPWKVLHPQFVDWAFNLIFPNKSAMKGNLMMPEHKAE, via the exons ATGAGAATGGAATCTGGCACTGCTATCGGCATAACAATTGCCACGCCCGGTTTTATCAGGACAGACCTTACATTAAAGGCCAAATTTGAATTGAAG GATGTTATGAGAATAGTTCCAATGGGGTCAGCTAGTGAATGTGCTAAAGCCATAGTTGAAAGTGCATGCAGGGGAGATATGTATGTTACATATCCTTCTTGGTACAGAGTGTTGTTTCCTTGGAAGGTGCTTCATCCTCAATTCGTAGATTGGGCCTTCAACTTGATCTTTCCAAACAAGTCTGCCATGAAAGGCAATCTCATGATGCCAGAGCATAAGGCAGAATAA
- the LOC111242100 gene encoding 11-beta-hydroxysteroid dehydrogenase 1B-like isoform X1: MRMESGTAIGITIATPGFIRTDLTLKAKFELKLWLLKDLNKFFAIQDVMRIVPMGSASECAKAIVESACRGDMYVTYPSWYRVLFPWKVLHPQFVDWAFNLIFPNKSAMKGNLMMPEHKAE; the protein is encoded by the exons ATGAGAATGGAATCTGGCACTGCTATCGGCATAACAATTGCCACGCCCGGTTTTATCAGGACAGACCTTACATTAAAGGCCAAATTTGAATTGAAG TTATGGCTGTTGAAAGATTTGAACAAGTTTTTTGCAATTCAGGATGTTATGAGAATAGTTCCAATGGGGTCAGCTAGTGAATGTGCTAAAGCCATAGTTGAAAGTGCATGCAGGGGAGATATGTATGTTACATATCCTTCTTGGTACAGAGTGTTGTTTCCTTGGAAGGTGCTTCATCCTCAATTCGTAGATTGGGCCTTCAACTTGATCTTTCCAAACAAGTCTGCCATGAAAGGCAATCTCATGATGCCAGAGCATAAGGCAGAATAA
- the LOC106767940 gene encoding uncharacterized protein LOC106767940, protein MDPTQVKKIQAMKRYKRHRFLNNLYVYFVSALTCSVFCFVTFCMPYLSSLLRLFFFVHISSLVPVLFSSKLLFIIGNLIIFFLVVNSRILSSDPSSTPVVYYDEYIRSSQTPKPLVATVEVNRGKTLEKHVVGENLDIDLKCKGRVEKGTETFKEDDNIDAGDEQRLIPSCSDELNKRADDFIARVNRQRRLELSLLNYGGSY, encoded by the coding sequence ATGGATCCTACACAGGTGAAGAAAATTCAAGCCATGAAAAGGTACAAGAGACACAGGTTCCTGAACAATTTGTACGTATATTTTGTGAGTGCCTTAACTTGCAGTGTCTTCTGTTTTGTCACCTTCTGCATGCCAtatctttcttctcttctccgGCTCTTTTTCTTCGTCCACATCTCAAGTTTAGTACCAGTTTTGTTCAGCTCAAAGCTCCTGTTCATCATAGGCAACCTTATAATTTTCTTCCTCGTGGTAAACTCGAGAATCCTTTCCTCGGATCCTTCTTCAACTCCTGTTGTATACTATGATGAGTACATTCGGAGCAGTCAAACCCCGAAACCTCTTGTTGCAACTGTTGAGGTCAACCGAGGTAAAACTTTGGAGAAACATGTTGTCGGGGAAAATTTGGACATCGACTTAAAGTGCAAAGGGAGGGTTGAGAAAGGCACTGAAACATTCAAGGAAGACGACAACATAGATGCTGGAGATGAACAACGTTTGATTCCTTCATGTTCCGATGAACTGAACAAAAGGGCTGATGATTTTATTGCGAGAGTCAATAGGCAGAGAAGGCTTGAACTTAGCCTTCTGAATTATGGTGGTAGTTATTAA